A DNA window from Natronosalvus rutilus contains the following coding sequences:
- a CDS encoding GNAT family N-acetyltransferase, translated as MDLRPIRATEIQEVVRNLWRPFAEDMESRNKRFELADDAEQAMASNFSNGLRQDDVFIFVAEVDNEVIGYLLFEIRDAPPIFTRERDCALDQLYVKPEYRGEGIGQALIDRAVMIGEEKGAETIVLTIDAKNEGALKFFDDLGYNIWRHHLFKPI; from the coding sequence ATGGATCTCAGGCCGATTCGAGCAACCGAAATCCAGGAAGTCGTGAGAAATCTCTGGCGACCGTTCGCTGAAGACATGGAGTCGCGAAACAAACGTTTTGAACTCGCTGACGACGCAGAACAGGCGATGGCATCCAACTTCAGCAACGGATTACGCCAAGACGATGTGTTCATTTTCGTAGCTGAGGTGGACAACGAGGTGATTGGCTACCTCCTTTTTGAGATTCGGGACGCTCCGCCAATTTTTACTCGCGAACGCGACTGTGCACTCGACCAATTGTACGTCAAACCGGAATATCGTGGGGAAGGAATTGGCCAGGCGCTAATTGACCGAGCAGTGATGATTGGTGAAGAGAAGGGTGCTGAGACCATTGTGCTCACGATTGATGCAAAAAACGAGGGCGCGCTCAAGTTTTTTGACGATCTCGGATACAATATCTGGCGCCACCATCTTTTCAAACCTATTTAA
- a CDS encoding MFS transporter, which translates to MGTITFTTGRFALSPLLPTITDSLNISSFAAGIAMTMMFGFTAIVRYPGGQLSDQLSRKTVLVVGLVITTGGFTILTMVWNYSTFLLAIIGVGVGIGLYSTAVIAWLSDLFTSKQGQALGINNSSIYFAGILGAGLGNVAIASESWRSAFLPIVFVLCILLPALHYWNYEQYQISRPEFDIRDTVFRLLQSAQVRRMLVVGTLFGTAWQGVITFLPMFLQAEKAISATFANNLFALLFLVGAGSNLLTGRISDLYPVPYIVAVVAGITSVGLVMVIFVETIVLIIFSICILGAGLAAIWPALQSYMVDLFPEETKGGDYGAFSAGYVGLASLGPSIVGFISDKFDFTVAFMGLVVCLLVSALLALGVARRNDDLSHRTP; encoded by the coding sequence GTGGGAACTATAACGTTCACAACCGGGAGGTTCGCTCTCTCGCCGCTATTGCCGACGATTACGGACTCTCTCAATATTTCGTCGTTCGCTGCAGGAATTGCAATGACCATGATGTTCGGATTCACAGCTATCGTCCGGTATCCGGGCGGACAACTCTCCGACCAGCTCTCGCGAAAGACGGTGCTGGTAGTTGGACTGGTCATCACGACAGGAGGGTTCACAATCCTCACAATGGTCTGGAATTATTCGACTTTTCTGCTCGCCATTATCGGTGTCGGGGTCGGCATCGGTCTCTACTCGACGGCTGTGATTGCGTGGCTGTCGGATCTGTTCACATCGAAACAAGGGCAGGCGCTCGGCATCAACAACAGCTCGATTTATTTCGCAGGGATCCTCGGTGCCGGTCTAGGCAACGTCGCCATCGCTTCAGAGTCGTGGCGCTCGGCATTTCTCCCTATCGTGTTCGTTCTCTGCATTCTCTTGCCAGCGCTGCACTACTGGAATTACGAACAGTACCAGATTTCTCGACCCGAATTCGACATCCGTGACACGGTTTTTCGACTACTTCAATCAGCTCAGGTTCGACGAATGCTCGTCGTCGGAACACTCTTTGGGACTGCTTGGCAGGGCGTAATAACATTCCTCCCGATGTTCCTTCAGGCCGAGAAGGCGATTTCGGCGACGTTTGCGAATAATCTTTTTGCGCTCCTGTTTCTCGTCGGCGCCGGCTCGAATCTACTCACCGGGCGGATATCTGACCTGTATCCTGTTCCGTACATTGTCGCCGTAGTCGCCGGAATCACGAGCGTCGGGTTAGTGATGGTGATATTTGTCGAAACAATCGTTCTGATCATTTTCAGTATCTGTATCCTGGGTGCAGGGCTCGCCGCAATCTGGCCCGCTCTCCAGTCGTACATGGTGGACCTCTTCCCGGAAGAGACTAAAGGCGGAGACTACGGCGCATTTAGTGCCGGATACGTCGGTCTCGCGAGTCTCGGACCCAGTATCGTCGGGTTCATCTCTGACAAATTCGATTTCACTGTCGCGTTTATGGGCCTCGTGGTCTGTCTCCTCGTCAGTGCACTTCTGGCCCTCGGCGTTGCTCGTCGAAATGATGACCTTAGTCACCGAACTCCCTGA
- a CDS encoding alpha/beta fold hydrolase, whose translation MPTEWEQLIDSGQYVTVDGTDVHYYDEGSGDAIVLLHGGGLTSCAELNWGAVIGLLSESCRVIALDQPGFGFTAPRDERDYMPRKRADFIASFLRKLNIDTATVAGNSRAGYQAVYLGLEYPDLVEKLVVVNAGSASRKLVKGEVPGNLESDEPTLEGAREFLEDFEENHLVRPDNHPLFQVGITEEAIERVYEIQKRNWKFTNARSRNIQTSAESLNEALSYNGTHITEAASNVKQPVLITWGTKPYEGWPRQADEPADNPDKKLVEIHPETLPAYERDEGFDMGVRLFEQLPNSEIHIWHDTKHHVMTDKAARWSDVVADFVTAETNI comes from the coding sequence ATGCCAACAGAGTGGGAGCAACTTATCGATAGCGGCCAGTATGTAACGGTTGACGGCACAGATGTCCACTATTACGACGAGGGCTCCGGAGACGCCATTGTTCTCCTTCACGGCGGCGGACTAACCTCATGTGCCGAACTTAACTGGGGTGCAGTTATCGGCCTACTGAGTGAATCCTGCAGAGTAATCGCGCTTGATCAGCCCGGGTTCGGCTTCACCGCTCCGCGTGATGAACGTGATTACATGCCTCGGAAGCGCGCGGATTTCATCGCGAGCTTTCTGAGGAAACTCAACATCGATACCGCCACTGTCGCGGGAAATAGCAGGGCTGGGTACCAAGCAGTCTATCTCGGCCTAGAGTACCCTGACCTCGTAGAGAAACTCGTTGTCGTTAACGCCGGGTCTGCCTCTCGGAAACTAGTCAAGGGGGAAGTCCCAGGCAACCTCGAGTCGGACGAACCCACCCTAGAAGGCGCTCGTGAGTTCCTAGAAGATTTCGAAGAAAACCATCTTGTCCGGCCCGACAATCATCCACTCTTCCAAGTTGGAATCACCGAGGAAGCGATCGAACGAGTTTACGAAATCCAGAAACGTAACTGGAAATTTACTAACGCACGGAGTCGAAATATACAGACCTCCGCTGAGTCGCTCAATGAAGCACTGAGCTACAATGGAACACACATCACTGAGGCTGCTTCGAACGTCAAGCAGCCTGTACTTATCACGTGGGGAACAAAACCGTACGAGGGCTGGCCACGACAGGCGGATGAGCCTGCGGACAATCCAGACAAAAAACTTGTCGAGATACATCCGGAAACACTCCCTGCCTATGAGCGCGACGAGGGATTCGACATGGGCGTTCGCCTATTCGAACAACTTCCAAACAGCGAGATTCACATTTGGCATGATACTAAACATCACGTGATGACTGACAAGGCAGCGCGCTGGTCTGACGTTGTAGCTGATTTCGTTACGGCCGAAACCAATATCTAA
- a CDS encoding RidA family protein, whose translation MVRRAISPDELAETPYNHVIVDGGNIYMAGQVPRDSDGNIVGDDLETQSRKTFENIGILLEEVEKDFNDIAKITVYIMGKQETLDGYKKVYNEVFSEPYPCQTVIGTRPLGDSPVMIEIEAEVPME comes from the coding sequence ATGGTACGTAGAGCCATCAGTCCAGACGAACTCGCAGAAACACCATACAATCATGTAATCGTTGACGGTGGAAATATTTACATGGCGGGGCAGGTTCCTCGGGACAGCGATGGGAACATCGTGGGCGACGACCTCGAGACGCAGTCACGAAAGACCTTCGAGAACATAGGAATACTGCTCGAAGAAGTGGAGAAGGACTTCAACGACATTGCGAAGATTACTGTCTACATCATGGGGAAACAGGAGACATTGGACGGATACAAAAAGGTCTATAATGAGGTGTTCTCGGAACCGTATCCGTGCCAGACGGTCATCGGAACGCGACCGCTCGGTGATTCGCCGGTGATGATAGAGATCGAAGCTGAAGTACCGATGGAGTAA